In Scatophagus argus isolate fScaArg1 chromosome 7, fScaArg1.pri, whole genome shotgun sequence, a genomic segment contains:
- the tbc1d2b gene encoding TBC1 domain family member 2B produces the protein MHEEEDGSEANPCTVSRIVASRSVDVAEVEGAKEQVSKLCGYLNKLSGKGPLRGYKTRWFVYDPRKCYLYYFKTPQDALPLGYIEIGDACFSYDVEGEEGQFEIRTTGKEFLLKAPSRQVMHYWLQQLQQKRWEYSNTRGSGQRDSWSSPTLAYPPTGLVGKDSDAFVFEKLSDGMEKVRSDFAIETETDGGGMVGIQSARGPSAVSTNPLNFSLRNFGTEIRNSMSYLRPGRGGENRRSVFYTGNNSSEEWELVDAPSKDFLEPKHHPDTHRHSFGSAFTFDFVRNSSRPKKPLLRELKGSGRSGRSIETRSAESSPVEINGSKSLEMQLRLQSQQEELCCMQQEKTKLKEELASQKELVRLLQQTLRTSQSDRQPASSAALASDSPVSSDQTQVSAGTQEEITQLETLLQERDAQIQSLCGHMERLALEKDSLQQELKCLKIKVGEINDQLGMLMETIQAKDEVIIKLSQQSSEQNSNPNDAGSPGPNKDQQELDILRDSLQGYKSQNKFLNKEILELTQLRRNAESREKALEAKYTSLEAKLCQVESKYLVLLQEVKGPVCSSSEQSPAREVISRLLEDALQAEGNDQQDHPIFKPNTVSEYDVYGFKTVPEEEEEEEKLVAKVRALELKSLSMTDQEVSVGVKWENFLTSTMNRDLVCCPELKALIRCGVPHEHRSQVWRSCVSFHVKKFRDLLPADYYETLLNVAQDKPNPASKQIELDLLRTLPNNKHYASPSAAGIQKLRNVLMAFSWRNPDIGYCQGLNRLAAIALLYLDQQDAFWTLIAIVEVFMPRDYYTKTLLGSQVDQRVFKDLMSEKLPRLHAHFEHYKVDFSLITFNWFLVVFVDSVVSDILFKIWDAFLYEGPKIVFRFALALFKYKEEEFLKLQDSTAIFKYLRYFTRTILDSRKLMNIAFVDMNPFPMRQIQNRRSFHLEKVRLELTELEAIRQTFLRERETSQDGRSFVSDDEEDN, from the exons ATGCACGAAGAGGAGGATGGCAGCGAAGCAAACCCCTGCACGGTCTCGCGGATCGTGGCCTCCAGGTCAGTGGACGTGGCCGAGGTCGAGGGAGCGAAGGAGCAGGTCTCCAAGCTGTGCGGATACTTGAACAAGCTGTCCGGCAAGGGGCCTCTGAGAGGGTACAAGACGAGGTGGTTCGTGTATGATCCGAGGAAATGTTACTTGTATTACTTCAAGACTCCCCAAGATGCCCTGCCGCTCGGCTACATTGAAATCGGCGATGCGTGCTTCAGCTACGAcgtggagggagaggagggtcAGTTTGAGATCCGCACGACCGGGAAGGAGTTCCTCCTCAAG GCCCCAAGCAGGCAGGTGATGCATTACTGGCTCCAGCAGTTGCAGCAGAAACGTTGGGAGTACAGCAACACACGAGGGTCCGGTCAGAGGGACAGCTGGAGCTCCCCGACCCTGGCCTACCCTCCCACCGGCCTCGTAGGCAAAGACAGTG ATGCCTTTGTCTTTGAGAAGCTGAGTGACGGGATGGAGAAGGTCCGCAGTGACTTTGCcatagagacagagacagatggcgGGGGAATGGTGGGGATCCAGTCTGCCAGAGGGCCCTCCGCTGTGTCCACCAACCCCCTCAACTTCTCCCTCAGAAACTTTGGTACAGAAATCAG GAACTCCATGTCTTATCTGCGGCCagggagaggaggtgagaacaGACGCAGTGTGTTTTACACTGGGAACAATAGCTCAGAGGAGTGGGAGCTGGTGGACGCCCCATCCAAGGACTTCCTTGAACCGAAACatcatccagacacacacagac ATTCCTTTGGCTCAGCGTTTACTTTCGACTTTGTGCGCAACTCATCACGGCCTAAGAAGCCTCTGCTTCGAGAACTGAAGGGCTCTGGGAGGTCTGGGCGCAGCATTGAGACGCGCAGTGCCGAGAGCTCCCCAGTAGAGATTAATGGCAGCAAATCTTTGGAGATGCAGCTTCGCCTCCAGAGCCAACAGGAAGAACTATGCTGCATGCAGCAGGAAAAGACCAAGCTCAAAGAAGAGCTGGCCAGTCAGAAG GAGCTGGTGAGACTTCTACAGCAGACTCTGAGAACCTCCCAGAGTGACAGACAGCCTGCGAGCAGTGCAGCCCTGGCTTCAGATTCACCTGTGTCTTCAGACCAGACCCAAGTTTCAGCAGGAACCCAGGAAGAGATCACTCAGTTGGAGACCCTGCTTCAGGAAAGAGATGCACAGATCCAGTCCCTTTGTGGCCACATGGAGCGTCTTGCCCTGGAGAAGGATAGTCTGCAACAAGAGCTTAAGTGCCTGAAAATAAAGGTGGGGGAGATAAACGACCAACTAGGAATGTTGATGGAGACCATCCAGGCCAAAGATGAAGTCATCATCAAGCTGTCACAGCAGAGCTCCGAGCAGAACAGCAATCCAAATGACGCCGGTTCACCAGGTCCAAACAAAGATCAGCAGGAGCTGGACATCCTCAGG GACAGTCTTCAAGGCTACAAATCCCAGAACAAGTTCCTGAACAAGGAGATCCTGGAGCTGACGCAGTTACGTAGAAATGCAGAGAGTAGAGAAAAGGCTTTGGAAGCAAAG taCACTTCCCTGGAGGCCAAATTATGTCAGGTGGAGAGTAAGTATCTGGTGCTTCTTCAAGAAGTGAAAGGCCCAGTGTGTTCGTCCTCAGAGCAGAGCCCAGCCCGCGAGGTCATTTCCAGATTATTAGAGGACGCGCTGCAGGCAGAAGGAAATGACCAACAAGATCACCCCATCTTTAAACCAAATACTGTCAG TGAGTATGACGTGTATGGCTTCAAGACGGTgcctgaagaggaggaggaggaggagaagctggtGGCGAAGGTGAGAGCTCTGGAGCTGAAGTCCTTATCCATGACGGATCAGGAGGTGTCTGTTGGGGTGAAGTGGGAGAACTTTCTGACCAGCACCATGAACAGAGACCTGGTGTGCTGCCCTGAGCTCAAAGCCCTGATTCGCTGTGGTGTGCCCCATGAGCACCGCTCCCAGGTGTGGCGCTCGTGTGTCTCCTTCCATGTCAAGAAGTTTCGTGACCTCTTGCCGGCCGACTATTATGAAACCTTGTTAAATGTGGCTCAGGACAAGCCCAACCCGGCCTCAAAGCAGATCGAGCTGGACTTGCTGCGTACTTTACCCAACAACAAGCACTATGCCTCCCCGAGTGCAGCTGGCATCCAGAAACTCAGGAACGTCCTAATGGCGTTCTCCTGGAGAAATCCAGATATTGGCTACTGCCAGGGACTAAACAG GCTGGCAGCTATTGCCCTTCTCTATTTGGACCAGCAGGACGCTTTCTGGACCCTTATAGCCATTGTAGAGGTCTTCATGCCAAGAGATTATTACACCAAAACTCTGCTTGGCTCCCAG GTTGACCAGCGTGTGTTCAAGGACCTGATGAGTGAGAAGTTACCCCGACTTCATGCTCACTTTGAACACTACAAAGTAGATTTCTCCCTCATCACCTTCAACTGGTTCCTGGTGGTGTTTGTGGACAGCGTGGTGAGCGATATCCTCTTCAAGATCTGGGATGCCTTTCTCTATGAGGGTCCAAAG ATCGTATTCCGCTTTGCCCTGGCTCTCTTCAAGTACAAAGAGGAAGAGTTTTTGAAGTTGCAGGATTCCACAGCTATCTTCAAATATCTTAGATACTTCACACGCACAATCCTGGATTCAAG gaAGCTGATGAACATCGCTTTTGTAGACATGAATCCGTTCCCCATGCGGCAAATCCAGAACCGCCGCTCCTTCCACCTGGAGAAAGTACGTCTTGAGCTGACTGAGCTGGAGGCGATCAGACAAACCTTCCTCAGGGAGCGGGAGACGAGTCAGGATGGACGGAGTTTTGTCAGCGATGATGAGGAGGATAACTGA
- the LOC124061535 gene encoding SH2 domain-containing protein 7-like, with protein sequence MRRYRCVAVFDHMYFLLGRGHTPSVTDCSEVERSVLMFAEMTPGSNHTLAISRKGIERNCCALCKQQKPRSEKVCHISGSRTKDQRQTKSPCLRTCLAFCFKDQVRMEQREPPVDSYAEGIDGRLRELASKWFIETQVPLIVHNGFFPAWFMGFITRKDAEEILREKELGCFLIRLSDKAIGYILSYKGRDRCRHFVINQTESGQFVVCGDTEAHDTVSELIENYKTSPIQPFGEYLTAPCCEVLNEELYDIIQVRPKAQPVASVDAVKSMRKPQINSASEQPPTRPPKSNRILKEAPPLPRRSRLLENGPMDDQDRVLYAQLRKQSPREIPRFQHICRDNLSGDNPGRTERSAPQDQNMRRCSPPSIPDSIYSELDLMDRKSRSLPLLDNGSDGEQSCRLAAPPHTPPRLSPKPVRQLMCYGPQLEKTDACSRPSSSHSLEHMSDSGVYHLAGKPGSPHTTSSETRSEQHRDSVYAEVPGEFLVGCYPQVNTYELLPGHEDTAKPKTHSNTYEPLEDIRPKSWGLKNDKWKWLFPEVKRKW encoded by the exons ATGCGGCGGTACCGCTGTGTGGCGGTGTTTGACCATATGTACTTCTTGTTAGGCAGG GGTCATACTCCCTCAGTTACCGACTGTTCAGAAGTTGAGAGAAGCGTTTTAATGTTTGCTGAAATGACACCAGGTTCAAACCACACATTGGCAATCTCAAGGAAAG GGATTGAAAGGAATTGCTGCGCGCTATGCAAACAACAGAAACCAAGATCTGAGAAGGTCTGCCACATTTCAGGATCAAGGACAAAGGaccagagacaaacaaaatcgCCCTGCCTCAGGACGTGTTTGGCGTTTTGCTTCAAG GACCAGGTGAGGATGGAGCAAAGGGAGCCACCAGTGGATTCTTATGCTGAAGGGATTGATGGAAGACTCAGGGAACTGGCCTCAAAGTGGTTCATAGAAACTCAAGTGCCACTCATTGTCCACAATGGCTTCTTCCCCGCTTGGTTCATGGGCTTCATCACAAGAAA GGATGCTGAAGAAATACTCAGAGAAAAGGAGCTGGGCTGCTTCCTGATCCGTCTCAGTGACAAGGCCATCGGATACATTCTGTCTTATAA aggcagagatCGGTGTCGACATTTTGTGATAAACCAAACCGAATCGGGGCAGTTTGTAGTCTGTGGAGACACTGAAGCCCATGACACTGTCTCTGAACTCATAGAAAACTACAAGACCAGCCCCATTCAGCCATTTGGAGAGTATCTGACAGCCCCTTGTTGTGAG GTGCTGAATGAAGAGCTGTATGATATCATCCAGGTTAGACCTAAAGCACAGCCTGTGGCCTCCGTTGATGCTGTGAAGAGCATGCGAAAACCGCAGATTAACTCGGCCTCAGAGCAGCCACCTACACGGCCACCAAAGAGCAACAGGATATTAAAG gaagcacCACCTTTGCCCCGAAGGAGCAGGCTCCTGGAGAATGGCCCCATGGATGACCAGGACAGGGTTTTGTACGCTCAGCTCAGGAAGCAATCACCCAGGGAGATACCGAGGTTTCAACACATCTGTCGGGACAATTTATCTGGAGATAATCCAGGGAGAACTGAACGATCTGCACCCCAGGACCAGAACATGAGGAGGTGTAGTCCTCCGTCCATACCAGACTCTATTTACTCTGAGCTCGACCTGATGGACCGCAAGAGCAGATCTCTACCACTACTGGACAACGGCTCTGATGGAGAGCAGTCTTGCAGGCTGGCTGCACCCCCTCACACACCCCCGAGACTTTCCCCTAAACCTGTCAGACAACTCATGTGCTATGGCCCACAGCTAGAGAAGACAGACGCATGCAGCAGACCgagcagcagccacagcctGGAACACATGAGTGACAGTGGTGTCTATCACCTGGCTGGCAAGCCTGGTAGCCCTCACACTACATCATCTGAGACGAGATCAGAGCAGCACAGGGATTCGGTGTATGCTGAGGTCCCCGGTGAATTCCTTGTTGGATGCTACCCTCAGGTCAATACATACGAGCTGCTTCCGGGCCACGAAGACACAGCCAAACCTAAAACCCACAGCAACACTTATGAGCCACTGGAGGACATCAGACCCAAATCCTGGGGGTTAAAG AATGATAAATGGAAATGGCTGTTTCCTGAGGTCAAGAGGAAATGGTGA
- the cib2 gene encoding calcium and integrin-binding family member 2 isoform X3, with protein sequence MDYTNDPDCKLPLALIVNMPELKENPFRNRIVESFSEDGMGNLSFNEFVDMFSVLSEMAPRELKAIYAFKIYDFNVDNYLCKEDLEKTLNKLTKEELTPEEVELVCEKTIEEADLDGDNKLSFADFENMITRAPDFLSTFHIRI encoded by the exons ATGGACTACACCAATGATCCTGACTGTAAACTGCCTTTAGCCTTAATAGTCAACATGCCAGAGTTAAAG GAAAACCCATTCCGTAACAGGATCGTAGAGTCTTTCTCAGAGGACGGGATGGGGAATCTCAGCTTCAATGAATTTGTGGATATGTTCTCAGTCCTCAGTGAAATGGCTCCTAGAGAACTCAAGGCCATATATGCCTTCAAAATATATG ATTTCAATGTGGATAATTACCTGTGCAAAGAAGACCTGGAAAAGACTCTAAATAAGCTGACGAAGGAGGAGTTGACTCCTGAAGAGGTGGAGCTGGTGTGCGAGAAAACTATTGAAGAGGCGGATTTAGACGGAGACAACAAACTTTCCTTTGCTGACTTTGAAAATATGATAACTAGGGCTCCTGATTTTTTAAG TACCTTCCACATTCGAATCTGA
- the cib2 gene encoding calcium and integrin-binding family member 2 isoform X2, protein MGNKQTIFTDEQLDAYQDCTFFTRKEILRLHGRYHELAPHLVPMDYTNDPDCKLPLALIVNMPELKENPFRNRIVESFSEDGMGNLSFNEFVDMFSVLSEMAPRELKAIYAFKIYDFNVDNYLCKEDLEKTLNKLTKEELTPEEVELVCEKTIEEADLDGDNKLSFADFENMITRAPDFLSTFHIRI, encoded by the exons ATGGGTAATAAGCAAACAATATTTACGGACGAGCAACTGGATGCCTACCAG GACTGTACATTTTTCACCCGCAAAGAAATTCTGCG GTTGCACGGCAGATACCACGAGTTAGCTCCGCATCTTGTACCAATGGACTACACCAATGATCCTGACTGTAAACTGCCTTTAGCCTTAATAGTCAACATGCCAGAGTTAAAG GAAAACCCATTCCGTAACAGGATCGTAGAGTCTTTCTCAGAGGACGGGATGGGGAATCTCAGCTTCAATGAATTTGTGGATATGTTCTCAGTCCTCAGTGAAATGGCTCCTAGAGAACTCAAGGCCATATATGCCTTCAAAATATATG ATTTCAATGTGGATAATTACCTGTGCAAAGAAGACCTGGAAAAGACTCTAAATAAGCTGACGAAGGAGGAGTTGACTCCTGAAGAGGTGGAGCTGGTGTGCGAGAAAACTATTGAAGAGGCGGATTTAGACGGAGACAACAAACTTTCCTTTGCTGACTTTGAAAATATGATAACTAGGGCTCCTGATTTTTTAAG TACCTTCCACATTCGAATCTGA
- the cib2 gene encoding calcium and integrin-binding family member 2 isoform X1 — protein sequence MKRILCSLGHHLRRSDLFYPDCTFFTRKEILRLHGRYHELAPHLVPMDYTNDPDCKLPLALIVNMPELKENPFRNRIVESFSEDGMGNLSFNEFVDMFSVLSEMAPRELKAIYAFKIYDFNVDNYLCKEDLEKTLNKLTKEELTPEEVELVCEKTIEEADLDGDNKLSFADFENMITRAPDFLSTFHIRI from the exons ATGAAGAGGATCTTGTGTTCACTGGGCCACCATCTGAGAAGATCTGACCTCTTTTATCCT GACTGTACATTTTTCACCCGCAAAGAAATTCTGCG GTTGCACGGCAGATACCACGAGTTAGCTCCGCATCTTGTACCAATGGACTACACCAATGATCCTGACTGTAAACTGCCTTTAGCCTTAATAGTCAACATGCCAGAGTTAAAG GAAAACCCATTCCGTAACAGGATCGTAGAGTCTTTCTCAGAGGACGGGATGGGGAATCTCAGCTTCAATGAATTTGTGGATATGTTCTCAGTCCTCAGTGAAATGGCTCCTAGAGAACTCAAGGCCATATATGCCTTCAAAATATATG ATTTCAATGTGGATAATTACCTGTGCAAAGAAGACCTGGAAAAGACTCTAAATAAGCTGACGAAGGAGGAGTTGACTCCTGAAGAGGTGGAGCTGGTGTGCGAGAAAACTATTGAAGAGGCGGATTTAGACGGAGACAACAAACTTTCCTTTGCTGACTTTGAAAATATGATAACTAGGGCTCCTGATTTTTTAAG TACCTTCCACATTCGAATCTGA
- the lrrc61 gene encoding leucine-rich repeat-containing protein 61 — MDSKRDKDQDADCDKITAALLKSRTGEFDLESILFLKLRGLGIHDLGCIGECVNLERLDLSGNNITNLAPLAALRHLSVLNLSSNKISNLESLRGCENIQNLNVAGNFISSIENLHCLQSLKKLENIRFKDNTYNYTNPVCRNASYRTVVLEMFPSIKVLDGERVVGRGSDLYQLCKDIDDTIKAGLYKNGQLVEHPDCKPWVEDSYWEIKRSNNAIIDEAYKQFNDVLHECRLLNNRATHVISQTERSMSLKKQPKQYAI; from the exons ATGGACTCTAAGCGAGATAAAGACCAAG atGCAGACTGTGACAAGATAACCGCGGCGCTGCTCAAGTCCCGTACAGGAGAATTTGACTTGGAGTCAATACTGTTCCTCAAATTGAGGGGTCTTG GCATACATGATCTTGGATGCATTGGGGAGTGTGTGAATTTAGAGAGACTGGACCTCTCTGGAAATAACATTACAAATTTAGCGCCTCTGGCGGCTCTTCGGCATCTTTCTGTGCTCAATTTGTCCTCCAACAAGATTTCCAATTTAG AGTCCCTGCGTGGTTGTGAGAATATACAGAACTTAAATGTGGCTGGTAATTTCATATCCAG TATTGAGAACCTACACTGCCTTCAGTCTTTGAAAAAGCTAGAAAATATACGTTTTAAAGACAACACGTACAATTACACCAATCCAG TGTGCAGGAACGCATCATACAGAACCGTAGTTCTTGAGATGTTCCCCAGCATAAAAGTGCTGGATG GTGAAAGAGTGGTCGGACGTGGAAGTGATTTATACCAATTATGCAAAGACATTGATGATACCATCAAAG CTGGTTTATACAAGAATGGACAGCTTGTTGAACATCCCGATTGCAAACCATGGGTGGAGGACAGTTACTGGGAGATAAAGAGATCAAACAATGCCATTATTGACGAAGCCTACAAACAGTTTAACG ATGTTCTTCATGAATGCAGACTCCTCAACAACAGAGCCACCCATGtaatttcacaaactgaaagaTCTATGAGCCTGAAGAAGCAGCCAAAGCAGTATGCCATCTGA